GATTTATTAGACTTCTGCAAAATGAGAATTTTTGCTTTATTTGTCATTCATGCGTTCTTTATGTCATTCCTGCGGAAGCAGGAATCCAGAGGTACAAAGAATGGATTCCCCCTGATTAAGCCTATTCTCCCTGAATTTAGCTTCACATATATTATCAATGTAAAGGAAATAAAGAAGGATTGGGTAGAAGAATATAAGATAGAGCCTGTATTAATAGAGACATTTGTAGATAGAGAGCGATTTAGTGGAGTTTGTTATCGAGCGGCTAATTTTGAATATATTGGTGAGACAAAGGGGCGTGGTAGGCAAGATTGTAAACATGAGCATAAGGTGTCAGTGAAAGGGATATATCTTTATGCATTATGTAAGGATTTTCAAAGGTTGTTATGTGGAGGGCAGGTATTAGAGAGAGAAGAGGCGAGTGTGTCTGAAGATTGGGCAGAGGAGGAATTTAGGAAGGCACGATTAAGAGATTTGAGATTGAAGAAGCGGTTGATGAAGATAGCGAGGGATTTTTATGCCAATCCCCAGGGGAATATACCCCTTAACAAAACTGGGGCGTGAAGTTCCGGATGTGTCCTGTAGCGTATTTTTCGAGGAGGCAGAATGAAAGGTATTAGTTGCATATAAGACCCAAAATCCACATCCACCAGTAACTCCACCGAGTTTAAGAGAAGCGGTTCGGATGGTAGCAAGTTTGGGAGGGTTTTTAGGGCGTAAAAGTGATGGTGAACCTGGAACAAAAACACTATGGTTTGGTCTTCAACGTCTTGATGATATCACTGCTATATGGAAAATTTGTAATCTGATATGTACTTCTATTCCACCTTAGTTTTGTCCAGCAAAAGATGTGGGTAAAGATCAGGCTGGGGGATGGGGCATTCCCTTTGGGAAAGGAGGTTCCCCCAATGGGAGCTGGGGCAAAGCCCCAGAACATCTTCCTTAATTTTCTAATTGCACAGGTGGAAATTTTTCAATCGCTAATTCTAATTCCTTTTTTATCTCCGGGTCATTTTCTTCAACTACCCATTTCTTAAATTCGTTAATGACTGTTTCTTTCCGTAATTCACCTAATCCATAGATAGCGGCTAATTGCAATTTTTTATTATTACCTTTAGCCATTTTTAATAAAGGGTCAATGACTTCATCGAATTTTAAGTTAGCCAGTGCCACTGCCGCGGCGATACGCATATTTTCATCCTCTGTTTCATCGGTTAATATCTTTTTCAGTGGAGCAATTACCTTTTTAGTTTCCATTTTAGATAAAAGTTGGGCTAAGACAAATCTAAGTTTCCAATCCTTATTTTTATCTACCAATACCTCAATTATCATTGGTGCCGCGGGTTTACCCACAAATCGTAGGTAGGATATTTGAGGTTTTCCAATAGTAAATATTTGATTGATATCATTTGTGGAATTACAGGCTTTTTCTAATAATCCAATCTCACGCCAGATTTCCTTTTTTATATCATCCCTAATTTCCTGTTTTTCTGTCCTTTTAAAGGTATGACTAATCCACAGAAACATAGTGATTAAAATTATGGCAAAGATAAGAATTCTTACAAGTGGATTTTGTGGCTTTTCCATCTAAAACTTCACCTTTGTTGCAAATGATGAGGTTTGGGATTTATTCCCAATGTTATCATAGACTTTTTGATAGATATAACTTAAAGATATGTTTTTTGATAACTCAAAATTTATTTTTTCTGTAAGCGTACTATTCGGCGCATTAAAATCAAGCAAGTGATACCCTTTTTGCCTTCTTTCATGGTCATAACAGAAGAGAACAGAGATGTTTTGTTTAATAATAAGTTGAAACAACTCTTTTTTTAAGAGTAATTCCAGATGTAATCTTGGGGCTATTGTTTCTTTCAGGTCTTCATATCCTGAAGAGAGCAAGATTAATCTGGCTATATCCAGATTAGCACCTGAATACCATCCTGTCTGGCTTTCTGCCTGCTGGATGCTGGAAGTCCCATTTCTTCTTACTTCATATAACGGATTAAATAGAGCCGGGACAAAATTAGAATCTAAGTCTCTAAATTCTGTTTTATAACCCAGGATAGTATTAACTGAAACAAGGTTTAATTTTCCTCCCAATCCTACAGATAATCCATCACCAAAACCAGATATTTTCGCATAATCTGTGTAAAAACCTAAAACCTTCTCATAAATTGGCAACTCAAAATCTAATCCATAAACACTCAAATTATCTTTGTCCCCAACTTGAGGTTTTGTGTCATTAACATAGGTTGCTCCAATAATAATTTTGCAAAGTAAAGGATTATTTAGATTTTTTAATGGTAAAAAGTAAATTCTACCTCCATAAAGTCGTGGGTCAGTAATATCATTAATCAATGTTTCTACGCCACCGTTTTTAAAATTAATATCTATATTTGCCCCGAGAAAATTTTTGCTTGTATCTGTTCCTTGATTAGAATATCTATCCACAATGAACCCATGTCCTAATGTTGCTTCTGATAATTTTCCCAGATAAATGTATAGCGGACTGTCTTCCTTATTTGCCCAACGAATATAATGGACGATATTACCCACTTCATCCCAATCTTCCTCCCGAAAGCCATCTTCCTCATTCCACCGACACAATAGATTTAATCCAATTCCAAATTTACCCCGCTTAAATTCAGGATGGAAAACTATTTCATTATAATAATCTCCATCAATCATTCTGACGCCAATTACACCAGCCCACCGCCATTCTTTTTGTTTGCCTTCACCATAACAAATTAGTGGAAAAAAGAATAAAGAAATAATCATTGACAACCAAATAAATTTTTTATAATTCATTTTATCTTCCTCCATTGAAGTTGGTAATTGGTAATTGGTAATTGGTAATTAAATATCGTTTGGATGAGTTCACGACGAAGCCATTCAACCAATTACCAGTTACCAGATTTTACTCATGATATTCCCGTATGACCTTTACGGCTATTCCACCACGGATATTCCAGACTACCTCGATTTTTGCCCATTTAGGTTGGAC
This is a stretch of genomic DNA from bacterium. It encodes these proteins:
- a CDS encoding transposase DNA-binding-containing protein; this translates as MRIFALFVIHAFFMSFLRKQESRGTKNGFPLIKPILPEFSFTYIINVKEIKKDWVEEYKIEPVLIETFVDRERFSGVCYRAANFEYIGETKGRGRQDCKHEHKVSVKGIYLYALCKDFQRLLCGGQVLEREEASVSEDWAEEEFRKARLRDLRLKKRLMKIARDFYANPQGNIPLNKTGA
- a CDS encoding HEAT repeat domain-containing protein, whose product is MEKPQNPLVRILIFAIILITMFLWISHTFKRTEKQEIRDDIKKEIWREIGLLEKACNSTNDINQIFTIGKPQISYLRFVGKPAAPMIIEVLVDKNKDWKLRFVLAQLLSKMETKKVIAPLKKILTDETEDENMRIAAAVALANLKFDEVIDPLLKMAKGNNKKLQLAAIYGLGELRKETVINEFKKWVVEENDPEIKKELELAIEKFPPVQLEN